The DNA segment CGCCGGCCCCGGCACCATCCTGCAACGCGGCGACGAACCGCCGATCGTGTTGCCGCAGGCACATCTGTGCCTGATCACCGCCGAACCGCATTGGTGGACAGTCGTTTTCAACGCCCCGCCCGAACCACACGTCGAGGTCTACTGCGACATTTGCACCGTACCGTCGCCGACGACCGAAGGATTCACCATGATCGACCTCGACCTGGACGTCATCCGCCGCTGGGACGGCACGGTCGAGATCGTCGACGAGGACGAGTTCGAGGAACACTCCGCCAAATACGGCTATCCGCCCGACGTCATCTCCTCGGCTCGCACCTCCGCCGACGAACTCGCCGCACTCATTCGCTCCGGCGCCGAGCCTTTCGCCTCCGACTACCGGAAATGGCTTTCCCTGGTCTAATACGTCGTGCTGTCGTTCGGCTCCGGCTCGGTGTAACCGCCACCATCGTCGTAACTCGGCCCGCCGTCGTACGTGGTGGTGTCGTTCGGCTCGTCGTAGGAGTAGT comes from the Fodinicola acaciae genome and includes:
- a CDS encoding DUF402 domain-containing protein yields the protein MDVRVVYTKFDGSRHWHETMRMLGTDHHGTWLGAGPGTILQRGDEPPIVLPQAHLCLITAEPHWWTVVFNAPPEPHVEVYCDICTVPSPTTEGFTMIDLDLDVIRRWDGTVEIVDEDEFEEHSAKYGYPPDVISSARTSADELAALIRSGAEPFASDYRKWLSLV